A genomic region of Photobacterium swingsii contains the following coding sequences:
- a CDS encoding CinA family nicotinamide mononucleotide deamidase-related protein → MLQIAMISTGEEVLHGDIVDTNAAWLSRLFFEQGFAMTRRTTVGDQLEILAEELVNASLRNDIVIVNGGLGPTTDDLTAQAAAVAGDLGLEQSDYWVEQMLLKYQKLGRDMPKTNLKQAMLPEGAELLENPVGTACGFAMKLNKATLYFTPGVPSEFKKMVHDEILPRMKRQHPESSALRCHRFYTFGLSESGIGESLTALNLPEGCEIGYRSSLPFIEVKLFADKAHQYAQQFHQQMIEVLADHVVSIEQSLIENIGQRLAADNLTLTVAEQFTSGYVTNWMQDTPESRAQCQQGWILAGQADESNSDQLAAALAMASAARERSQTNVALASGMCIDGCVAVALATPQGDWAQTVKTKREYGHNAHRTMIATVMLDMLRRWLEHKDVLGEYGSLERTGEIFLAAHH, encoded by the coding sequence ATGCTACAAATTGCAATGATCAGTACAGGGGAAGAGGTATTGCATGGCGACATTGTCGATACCAATGCTGCTTGGCTTTCACGCCTGTTTTTCGAACAAGGCTTTGCGATGACGCGGCGCACAACCGTGGGGGATCAGTTAGAAATTCTAGCGGAAGAATTAGTGAATGCGAGCCTACGTAACGACATTGTGATTGTGAACGGTGGACTTGGCCCTACAACCGATGATCTAACCGCACAAGCAGCAGCGGTTGCTGGTGACCTAGGTTTGGAGCAATCGGATTACTGGGTTGAACAAATGTTACTGAAGTACCAGAAACTCGGACGTGACATGCCAAAAACGAACCTTAAGCAAGCCATGTTGCCAGAAGGGGCTGAACTGCTTGAAAACCCTGTCGGTACGGCATGTGGTTTCGCTATGAAGTTGAACAAGGCAACGCTATATTTCACACCGGGCGTACCCAGTGAATTCAAAAAAATGGTCCACGATGAAATTTTGCCAAGGATGAAGCGGCAACACCCTGAGAGTAGCGCGCTACGTTGTCATCGCTTTTATACCTTTGGTTTATCTGAATCAGGTATTGGTGAGAGTTTGACTGCATTGAATTTACCAGAGGGCTGTGAGATTGGTTATCGCTCGTCATTGCCGTTTATAGAAGTTAAATTGTTTGCGGACAAGGCACATCAATATGCGCAGCAGTTTCATCAACAGATGATCGAGGTCTTAGCGGATCATGTTGTATCTATTGAGCAATCGCTGATAGAGAATATTGGACAGCGCTTAGCGGCTGATAATTTGACGCTCACAGTGGCTGAGCAGTTTACCAGTGGCTATGTCACCAATTGGATGCAAGATACGCCGGAGTCTCGTGCTCAGTGCCAACAGGGCTGGATCCTAGCTGGGCAAGCTGATGAGAGTAATAGCGATCAGCTCGCGGCTGCCTTGGCGATGGCATCTGCTGCACGTGAACGTAGCCAAACGAACGTCGCTTTGGCCTCAGGTATGTGCATTGATGGTTGTGTGGCTGTTGCTCTGGCGACCCCACAAGGTGACTGGGCACAAACCGTCAAAACCAAGCGAGAGTATGGTCATAATGCACATCGCACTATGATTGCGACTGTGATGTTAGACATGCTGCGCCGTTGGCTAGAGCATAAAGATGTTCTGGGTGAATATGGCTCGTTAGAGCGGACAGGTGAGATATTTCTTGCGGCGCATCACTAG
- a CDS encoding sensor domain-containing diguanylate cyclase: MECARPKNTIRKEIFQNSMVYSVLLLSCMALIISWLLYKSEERSAHQILKLHNESTNYIIEGHFSELSNIVESLTQSYCVKNGSTLSEDGQQELINYYQTVTSANNKTTHLYSAYANKLLLIHNYTPPQGYDPTSRPWFIQAIKDAPNVSIGVPYQDAKYNLWLISTAKAFVDKNNRSGVIAIDTPLSIITDLLNKKAARYTTSKSFITDLKGRVIIHPEYSKINQPLQGIVHQPIILNTSHGEMTYKENGVSKIAYYSRVNETGWLLFTDVNKSEIFTPIIYQVIRNVGLLGLVAVALALIYSSLFSQSLSSSMIRLKEHVHRITEGKEPTHATHTFPNNEIGSIANEVLQLTQEALYQRTLRLEQANREIDDINHTLELKNQALQNLAERDQLTNLFNRRKINETLHSEQERFIRYHTPFSIIMIDIDHFKYINDQFGHHAGDDVLKELTLRLSTNIRKTDILGRWGGEEFLLVCPETTLSQASILSEKIRRLVEQQAFSINQGITISAGATEYCLEDSLTSVLSRVDNNLYQAKNAGRNQVIAK; encoded by the coding sequence ATGGAATGCGCACGTCCAAAGAACACAATACGAAAAGAAATATTCCAAAACAGCATGGTCTATTCAGTGCTGCTCCTCTCTTGCATGGCACTCATCATTTCTTGGCTGCTTTACAAATCAGAAGAAAGATCAGCACACCAGATCCTCAAACTCCACAATGAATCGACCAATTATATTATTGAAGGGCATTTCTCTGAACTCAGCAATATTGTCGAGAGCCTAACGCAATCCTATTGCGTTAAAAATGGATCAACGCTGAGTGAAGATGGGCAGCAGGAACTCATCAACTATTATCAAACCGTCACCAGTGCGAACAATAAAACAACGCACCTCTATTCGGCATACGCCAATAAATTATTGTTAATCCACAATTACACCCCGCCGCAAGGCTATGACCCAACCTCACGGCCTTGGTTTATTCAAGCCATCAAAGATGCCCCCAATGTTTCAATAGGAGTGCCTTACCAAGATGCAAAATATAATCTATGGCTGATCTCAACGGCGAAAGCATTTGTTGATAAAAATAACCGATCCGGTGTGATTGCGATTGATACACCACTGAGCATTATTACAGACCTACTCAACAAAAAAGCAGCGCGGTATACCACCTCAAAAAGTTTTATTACGGATCTCAAAGGTAGAGTGATCATTCACCCTGAATACAGCAAAATTAATCAACCGCTTCAAGGCATTGTCCACCAGCCCATTATACTCAACACAAGCCATGGTGAAATGACTTACAAGGAAAACGGTGTGTCGAAAATCGCTTACTATAGTCGAGTAAATGAAACAGGCTGGTTGCTCTTTACCGACGTGAACAAAAGCGAAATCTTCACTCCTATTATCTATCAGGTTATTCGCAATGTTGGTCTACTTGGTTTAGTGGCGGTGGCGTTAGCCTTGATATACAGCTCATTATTCAGTCAATCGTTATCGAGTTCTATGATTCGGCTAAAAGAGCACGTCCATCGCATTACCGAAGGAAAAGAACCAACGCATGCCACGCATACTTTCCCTAATAACGAAATTGGCAGTATTGCTAACGAGGTGCTTCAACTAACACAAGAGGCTTTGTATCAGCGCACCTTACGACTGGAACAAGCCAACCGTGAAATCGACGATATCAATCACACTCTGGAATTAAAGAATCAAGCGCTACAAAATTTAGCGGAGCGCGATCAACTCACTAACCTATTCAACCGTCGTAAAATCAATGAAACACTGCATAGCGAACAGGAACGCTTCATACGCTACCACACTCCATTTAGCATTATCATGATCGACATAGATCACTTTAAATATATTAATGATCAGTTTGGTCATCATGCGGGGGATGATGTTTTAAAAGAACTAACACTGCGCCTTAGCACCAATATACGTAAAACCGATATATTAGGCCGCTGGGGGGGTGAGGAATTTCTGCTAGTTTGCCCGGAGACAACGTTATCGCAGGCGAGTATTCTCTCAGAAAAAATACGGCGACTTGTCGAACAACAAGCCTTTTCCATCAACCAAGGGATTACAATCAGTGCAGGGGCAACAGAGTATTGCCTTGAAGACTCATTAACATCCGTACTTTCTCGTGTAGACAACAACTTATATCAGGCAAAGAATGCAGGACGAAACCAAGTAATTGCAAAGTAA
- a CDS encoding methyltransferase yields the protein MPSSSSLLQQLDFALSSTRAFWQFMPFAETQLAWQQSHPELCQWLMSLTDEQIEALTQDTTALADALSPWIPQAHQLLTLSETQPLTTRATTALPKGLDVGIPGRKWTQITAFNAALPQHNLPWLEWCAGKGHLGRVLAASHQTPVVSLEWQEQLCRDGEAAVNQLGLPITFVQGDAFSCDSDQYIKSEQHAVALHACGDLHVSLLQRVANKQGRAVSISPCCYHLIRDTEYQPLSQISKCSEIRLAKHDLRLPLQETVTAGQRVRRQRFVEVSFRLGFDALQRHISGSNVYLPVPNIQKALLNEGFAAFCLWAAEKKGLVLPNEIDFSHWQAEGEQRYALVERMELVRQLFRRPLEMWLVYDRACFMEESGYQVTIGTFCDKPTTPRNILIHAEFMPTT from the coding sequence ATGCCTAGCTCCTCCTCTTTACTTCAACAGCTTGATTTTGCGTTATCAAGTACGCGTGCGTTTTGGCAATTTATGCCGTTTGCTGAAACACAATTGGCTTGGCAGCAATCTCACCCTGAGTTATGCCAGTGGCTAATGTCGCTCACGGATGAACAAATAGAGGCGCTGACACAAGATACTACCGCTTTGGCAGATGCACTGTCGCCTTGGATCCCTCAAGCACATCAATTGCTTACTTTATCTGAAACCCAGCCTTTAACGACTAGAGCTACAACAGCTTTGCCGAAAGGGCTTGATGTTGGTATCCCTGGCCGTAAATGGACACAAATTACTGCGTTTAATGCTGCATTACCGCAACACAATTTACCTTGGCTAGAATGGTGTGCGGGCAAAGGGCACCTTGGACGGGTATTGGCTGCATCACATCAAACACCTGTAGTGAGCTTAGAGTGGCAAGAGCAACTTTGTCGTGACGGTGAAGCTGCCGTTAATCAACTTGGTTTGCCTATCACATTCGTTCAAGGGGATGCTTTCTCTTGTGACAGCGATCAATATATCAAGTCTGAACAACACGCAGTTGCGCTCCATGCATGTGGTGATTTGCACGTATCCTTGTTACAACGTGTAGCGAATAAACAAGGCCGCGCCGTGAGCATTTCGCCATGCTGTTACCACCTGATCCGTGATACCGAGTACCAGCCATTATCACAGATAAGCAAGTGTAGTGAGATTCGGTTAGCCAAGCATGATCTACGCTTACCACTGCAAGAAACGGTGACGGCAGGTCAACGCGTAAGACGCCAACGCTTTGTTGAAGTGAGCTTTCGATTAGGGTTTGATGCATTACAACGTCATATATCAGGGTCTAACGTTTATTTACCTGTTCCTAATATTCAAAAAGCCTTATTAAATGAAGGCTTTGCTGCGTTTTGTTTATGGGCTGCAGAAAAGAAAGGGCTGGTATTACCCAATGAGATTGATTTTTCCCATTGGCAGGCTGAAGGTGAGCAGCGTTACGCACTGGTGGAGCGTATGGAGCTAGTACGTCAACTATTTCGTCGTCCTCTTGAAATGTGGCTGGTGTATGACCGAGCATGTTTCATGGAGGAGTCTGGGTATCAGGTTACGATAGGAACCTTTTGTGACAAGCCAACAACGCCTCGGAATATCCTAATTCACGCAGAGTTTATGCCCACGACTTGA
- the yfaE gene encoding class I ribonucleotide reductase maintenance protein YfaE, translated as MSQLTITVNGIKVHGNSREPLLVQLEKVGIQPEYQCRNGMCGACRCKLQTGAVDQQDSMAFVGQNEILSCCSVPKSDINIEFDYHVVPQTLAEASNS; from the coding sequence ATGAGTCAATTAACCATTACGGTTAACGGCATTAAGGTTCACGGCAATAGTCGTGAGCCTTTGCTCGTCCAGCTTGAAAAAGTTGGCATTCAGCCAGAGTACCAATGCCGCAATGGTATGTGTGGTGCTTGTCGCTGCAAATTACAAACGGGTGCAGTCGATCAGCAGGATTCGATGGCATTTGTTGGTCAGAACGAAATTCTGAGTTGTTGCTCTGTGCCTAAATCAGACATCAATATTGAATTCGATTATCACGTTGTGCCACAAACACTCGCTGAAGCCTCCAATAGCTAA
- the tyrP gene encoding tyrosine transporter TyrP, translated as MTMNKTFGSMLIIAGTTIGAGMLALPLASAGLGFSTAIMIMVGIWALMTYTALLMLEVHQYASPNATLHTLARDLLGRKGQVIASFAMLFLFYALCAAYIAGGGAQMNDKLVHWFDLDVAPQVGTIGFTVVIAAVVSIGTHSVDMINRILFSLKIVALATMLGLLVPHVQGDHLINMPLEKGLIISALPVVFTSFGFHGSIPSIVRYVGIDIRSLRKVMVIGSAVPLTIYILWQIASQGVLSQPDLMGSSNLGMFISSLSDMLHNPMVSQSVSIFADLALATSFLGVSLGLFDFLSDSFNRGDKAGGRLQTALITFVPPLCFALFYPQGFIMALGYAAIALVILALFLPVAMVSAQRKKQGETNEYADGYQVRGGKPALALVTLSGFIIISAQFLQMAGVIPAVG; from the coding sequence ATGACGATGAATAAGACCTTTGGCAGCATGTTAATTATTGCTGGTACCACGATCGGCGCAGGTATGCTTGCCCTTCCGCTCGCATCTGCCGGACTAGGGTTTTCTACCGCAATTATGATTATGGTGGGTATTTGGGCTCTAATGACCTACACCGCGCTATTAATGTTAGAAGTGCATCAATACGCGAGTCCAAACGCAACGTTACATACGCTTGCTCGAGACCTACTGGGTCGTAAAGGACAAGTAATTGCTAGCTTTGCCATGCTATTTCTGTTTTACGCACTGTGTGCCGCATACATTGCTGGTGGTGGTGCACAAATGAACGACAAACTTGTGCATTGGTTTGATCTCGATGTTGCACCGCAAGTTGGTACAATTGGCTTTACTGTCGTTATTGCTGCGGTGGTATCTATTGGTACCCACTCGGTTGATATGATCAACCGTATACTATTTAGCTTAAAAATTGTTGCACTGGCGACTATGCTCGGCTTACTTGTTCCTCACGTGCAAGGCGATCACCTTATTAATATGCCACTAGAGAAAGGATTGATCATTTCTGCACTGCCAGTTGTCTTTACTTCATTTGGTTTCCACGGCAGTATCCCTTCAATTGTTCGCTACGTTGGTATCGACATTCGCTCTCTGCGTAAAGTCATGGTGATTGGCTCTGCTGTTCCACTGACAATCTACATCTTGTGGCAAATTGCTAGCCAAGGCGTATTAAGTCAGCCAGATCTTATGGGCAGCTCAAATTTGGGCATGTTTATCAGTAGCCTTAGTGATATGTTGCATAATCCAATGGTGAGCCAATCTGTGTCTATCTTTGCAGACCTTGCTTTAGCAACATCATTCCTAGGAGTGAGTTTGGGGTTGTTTGATTTCCTATCCGACAGCTTTAACCGTGGCGATAAAGCCGGAGGTCGCCTTCAAACCGCCCTCATCACTTTTGTTCCACCACTGTGCTTTGCTTTGTTCTACCCGCAAGGCTTTATCATGGCGCTTGGCTACGCTGCAATTGCCTTGGTGATTTTAGCCTTATTCTTGCCTGTTGCTATGGTAAGTGCACAACGAAAAAAACAGGGTGAAACAAATGAATACGCTGATGGGTACCAAGTACGTGGTGGCAAGCCAGCGCTTGCGCTCGTTACCTTAAGTGGCTTTATCATTATTAGTGCCCAATTCCTACAAATGGCTGGTGTGATTCCCGCTGTTGGATAA
- the nrdB gene encoding class Ia ribonucleoside-diphosphate reductase subunit beta: MAYSTFCQTNNDQLKEPMFFGQPVNVARYDQQKFEIFEKLIEKQLSFFWRPEEVDVSGDRIDYNNLPEHEKHIFISNLKYQTLLDSIQGRSPNVALLPIVSIPELETWIETWSFSETIHSRSYTHIIRNIVKDPSIVFDDIVDNEHIIKRAGDISKYYDNLINQTSNYHRLGEGTHVVNGEKVVVNLREIKKTLYLCMMSVNALEAIRFYVSFACSFAFAERELMEGNAKIIKLIARDEALHLTGTQHILNLLRTGQDDPEMAVIAKECQQECFDIFRDAAEQEKDWAEYLFKDGSMIGLNKDILCQYVEYITNLRMSAVGLSQAYPEASQNPIPWINSWLSSDNVQVAPQEAEISSYLVGQIDNDVSADDLGDFEL; encoded by the coding sequence ATGGCATACAGCACTTTTTGTCAAACAAATAACGATCAACTTAAAGAACCGATGTTTTTCGGTCAGCCAGTCAATGTTGCCCGTTACGATCAGCAAAAGTTCGAAATTTTTGAAAAACTGATCGAAAAGCAACTTTCATTCTTCTGGCGTCCTGAGGAAGTGGATGTCTCAGGCGATCGTATTGACTACAACAATCTGCCAGAGCACGAAAAACACATTTTCATCAGCAACTTGAAGTATCAAACGCTGCTTGATTCGATCCAAGGTCGTAGCCCTAACGTTGCGCTGCTCCCTATCGTTTCTATTCCTGAGCTTGAGACTTGGATTGAAACTTGGTCGTTCTCTGAAACAATTCACTCACGTTCTTACACGCATATTATCCGTAATATCGTCAAAGACCCGTCAATTGTTTTTGATGACATCGTAGATAACGAGCACATCATCAAGCGTGCTGGCGATATCTCTAAGTACTACGATAACCTGATCAACCAAACCAGCAACTACCACCGCCTAGGCGAAGGTACGCATGTTGTTAATGGTGAGAAAGTTGTTGTTAACCTTCGTGAAATCAAGAAAACACTTTACCTTTGCATGATGTCAGTGAACGCACTAGAAGCAATCCGTTTCTACGTGAGCTTTGCTTGTTCATTTGCATTTGCTGAACGTGAACTGATGGAAGGTAATGCAAAGATCATCAAGCTAATTGCACGTGATGAAGCACTACACCTTACTGGTACTCAGCATATCTTGAACTTACTACGTACAGGTCAAGACGATCCTGAAATGGCAGTGATTGCAAAAGAGTGTCAGCAAGAATGTTTCGACATTTTCCGCGATGCAGCTGAGCAAGAAAAAGACTGGGCTGAATACCTATTTAAAGATGGCTCTATGATTGGTTTGAACAAAGATATTCTTTGCCAATACGTAGAATACATCACTAACTTGCGTATGAGTGCTGTTGGTTTAAGCCAGGCGTACCCAGAAGCAAGTCAAAACCCAATTCCTTGGATTAACTCATGGCTATCATCTGATAACGTGCAGGTTGCTCCACAAGAAGCGGAAATCAGTTCGTACCTTGTTGGCCAGATCGATAACGATGTAAGCGCTGACGATCTTGGTGACTTCGAACTATGA
- a CDS encoding putative bifunctional diguanylate cyclase/phosphodiesterase, with product MSQHFSLFDRLQSPVWVFDIDHKRIIWANQASLPLWESSSTEELVSRDLAKDMSQAVHAILEEYQQYFQRGEHIKTWWNFNPKQKQKKALCCFSGFTLDDGRMAMLVEVIADESTLRRELAFAECSNLALLFECQGSLISANDVYTHEFGSLLQDLAHFLGDRQLAETWLTEARANSVIHRQKLCWTGKQHLWFDIEGKWLQDKQQLLLHLTNISPEKEKLRKAKYNAEHDFLTGLLNRRGITNAIKKSHHDRQPYSLLFLDIDGFKLVNDTYGHAIGDKLLRAIAIRLNDTLQQKGLLARFGGDEFIIQIERRYIADSSLFAKELIAVLNRPFHLKEVGELSIGCSIGITHYPDDAIDIETLVTQADMAMHRAKLRGRNRSHHFSPEMADALYRKMTLRHHLTVAMEEEAFELYYQPIVDLKSRQLKGFEALVRWHDEELGQVSPAEFIPLAEETGQIVPMGRWILETACKQLATWQNKYQRKFIISVNLSRAQLQASLAGNVAELLEQYQLEPSSLALELTESTMLQEYDEAKQCLEDLDALGIELHLDDFGTGYSSLSQLQDLPISTVKLDRSFVQGEHKGSQAIIEATQAICEKLDLKVVAEGVETISQLEYLQNCNFDYCQGYYLGKPMPSHELEARDFNLLNSVPARRVTH from the coding sequence ATGAGCCAACACTTTTCTCTTTTTGATCGCCTTCAATCCCCTGTGTGGGTATTCGACATAGATCACAAACGTATTATTTGGGCCAATCAGGCTTCACTACCATTATGGGAATCCTCGTCAACCGAGGAATTAGTTTCCCGTGACTTAGCCAAAGATATGTCACAAGCCGTCCATGCCATCCTTGAGGAATACCAACAGTATTTTCAACGTGGTGAGCATATAAAGACTTGGTGGAACTTCAATCCTAAGCAAAAACAAAAGAAGGCATTGTGTTGCTTCTCTGGCTTCACTTTAGACGATGGCAGAATGGCAATGCTGGTCGAAGTTATTGCTGATGAATCGACACTGCGCCGTGAACTTGCCTTTGCCGAATGCTCCAACCTTGCTTTGCTGTTTGAGTGCCAAGGCAGCTTAATCAGCGCCAATGATGTCTATACACATGAGTTCGGTTCTTTGCTGCAAGATTTAGCGCACTTTTTAGGCGACCGTCAATTGGCAGAGACTTGGCTAACAGAAGCAAGAGCAAACAGTGTTATTCATCGACAAAAGCTCTGTTGGACAGGTAAACAGCATCTTTGGTTTGATATTGAGGGCAAATGGCTGCAAGACAAGCAACAACTCTTGTTGCATCTCACCAATATCAGCCCTGAAAAAGAAAAATTACGTAAAGCCAAATACAACGCTGAACACGATTTTCTCACAGGGCTATTAAATCGCCGCGGTATTACCAATGCCATTAAGAAATCCCATCATGATCGCCAACCTTATAGCTTGCTCTTTTTAGACATTGATGGATTCAAACTGGTCAACGATACCTATGGTCATGCCATTGGCGACAAACTGCTGCGCGCGATTGCGATTCGCCTTAACGACACACTGCAACAAAAAGGCTTATTAGCGCGTTTTGGTGGTGACGAATTTATCATTCAGATCGAACGTCGTTACATTGCTGATAGCAGTCTGTTTGCCAAAGAATTAATTGCCGTGCTCAATCGCCCATTCCACCTAAAGGAAGTGGGTGAGCTATCGATTGGCTGCAGTATTGGTATTACCCATTACCCTGACGATGCCATTGATATTGAAACCTTGGTAACGCAAGCGGATATGGCAATGCATCGCGCAAAACTTCGGGGGCGTAACCGCAGCCATCATTTCTCACCTGAAATGGCTGATGCCTTATACCGTAAAATGACGCTACGCCATCACTTAACCGTAGCAATGGAAGAAGAAGCCTTTGAGTTGTATTACCAACCAATTGTCGATTTAAAAAGTCGGCAACTTAAAGGCTTTGAGGCCTTAGTGCGGTGGCATGACGAAGAATTAGGGCAAGTTTCTCCAGCAGAATTTATTCCTCTAGCAGAAGAAACCGGTCAAATTGTACCTATGGGGCGATGGATCCTTGAAACAGCCTGTAAACAGTTAGCAACATGGCAAAACAAGTACCAACGTAAGTTCATTATTAGTGTCAACTTGTCTCGTGCGCAGCTTCAAGCAAGTCTTGCAGGCAACGTGGCAGAACTTTTAGAACAATACCAACTTGAACCGTCTTCTTTAGCGTTGGAGTTGACTGAGTCGACCATGCTACAAGAATATGATGAAGCAAAACAATGTCTGGAAGATCTTGATGCCTTGGGGATAGAACTGCACCTTGATGATTTCGGTACAGGGTATTCCTCACTATCACAGCTACAAGATTTACCAATCAGTACAGTTAAGCTTGATCGCAGCTTTGTGCAAGGTGAGCATAAAGGTAGCCAAGCCATTATTGAAGCAACACAGGCCATATGTGAAAAGTTAGACTTAAAGGTTGTTGCAGAAGGTGTTGAAACGATATCTCAGCTTGAATACCTACAAAATTGTAACTTCGACTACTGCCAAGGTTACTACTTAGGTAAGCCTATGCCATCACATGAGCTTGAAGCGCGCGACTTCAATCTACTCAATAGCGTACCAGCGAGACGAGTGACTCACTGA
- a CDS encoding sulfite exporter TauE/SafE family protein — translation MDLGLLLAMLMIFIGSYVQSSIGFGLAIITAPILFQISPDYVPAPICLTALFLSLINAYKYKANISMKGLWMAFIGRVPGSIAGGAMLFYVEPQTLSLWIGGIVLFAVIISLLPLRIQPTDPRLVIAGFFSGLFGTSSGIGGPPMALLLQHQEANHIRANLSAFFVVSSLLSLMVQVPVGHMGIKHLYLSLPLIPMSYLGYKLAMKTVEHIDKKTIRVISLVMCSVSGIVAIYAAL, via the coding sequence ATGGATTTAGGACTATTACTGGCTATGCTGATGATTTTCATTGGCTCCTATGTACAAAGCTCTATCGGGTTTGGGCTTGCTATTATTACCGCCCCTATTCTGTTTCAAATTTCCCCCGACTATGTACCAGCACCTATTTGCCTAACCGCATTGTTTTTATCACTTATTAACGCTTATAAGTACAAAGCTAACATTTCTATGAAAGGGCTATGGATGGCATTTATCGGCCGTGTTCCGGGCTCTATTGCTGGCGGAGCCATGCTCTTTTATGTCGAGCCACAGACCTTGTCATTGTGGATTGGGGGGATTGTTTTGTTTGCGGTTATTATCAGTCTGCTACCGCTGCGTATCCAGCCGACAGATCCTCGCCTTGTGATTGCCGGGTTCTTCTCAGGCCTATTTGGCACAAGTTCAGGCATTGGTGGGCCGCCAATGGCACTATTACTTCAACACCAAGAAGCAAATCACATTCGCGCGAACTTATCGGCCTTTTTCGTCGTTAGCAGCCTACTGTCACTCATGGTTCAGGTGCCAGTTGGACATATGGGAATCAAACACCTTTACCTTTCTCTACCTCTCATTCCTATGTCTTATCTTGGCTATAAGCTAGCAATGAAAACGGTGGAGCATATTGATAAAAAAACAATTCGAGTAATCTCACTCGTCATGTGCTCTGTCTCAGGTATTGTCGCTATTTACGCTGCGCTCTAG
- the cysB gene encoding HTH-type transcriptional regulator CysB, producing MKLQQLRYIVEVVNHNLNVSATAENLYTSQPGISKQVRLLEDELGIQIFERSGKHLTKVTTAGEEIVRISRDILSRVESIKSVAGEHTHPEMGTLNIATTHTQARYALPQVIQGFTARYPKVSLHMHQGTPSQIADAVGKGTTDFAIATEALHLYQDMIMLPCYHWNRSIVVKADHPLAQKDNITIHDLAAYSLVTYVFGFTGRSELDSAFNRSGLTPRIVFTATDADVIKTYVRLGIGVGVIASMAMDPVTDTDLVAIDASHIFEASTTKIGFKKGTFLRSYMYDFMERFAPHLTRNVVDQAVALKTNAEIESMFATMELPVR from the coding sequence ATGAAACTACAACAACTACGCTACATTGTTGAAGTTGTGAATCACAACTTGAATGTGTCAGCGACAGCAGAAAATTTATATACCTCTCAACCCGGTATTAGTAAGCAAGTGCGCTTGCTGGAAGATGAGCTGGGTATTCAAATCTTTGAGCGCAGTGGTAAACACCTGACCAAGGTGACAACGGCTGGCGAAGAAATTGTACGTATTTCACGAGACATTTTATCTCGCGTTGAAAGTATTAAATCCGTTGCCGGTGAGCATACTCACCCTGAAATGGGCACATTAAATATTGCAACGACTCATACGCAAGCACGTTACGCGCTACCACAAGTGATCCAAGGGTTTACCGCACGTTACCCGAAAGTGTCTCTGCATATGCATCAAGGTACGCCTTCTCAAATTGCCGATGCAGTAGGAAAGGGCACCACTGACTTTGCCATCGCAACGGAAGCACTCCACCTTTATCAAGACATGATCATGCTACCGTGTTACCACTGGAATCGTTCTATTGTGGTCAAGGCCGATCATCCTTTGGCGCAAAAAGACAATATCACCATACACGACTTAGCCGCTTATTCTTTAGTGACTTATGTGTTTGGTTTTACAGGGCGTTCAGAGTTAGACAGTGCATTTAATCGCTCTGGCTTAACGCCGCGCATTGTCTTTACCGCAACCGATGCTGACGTGATTAAAACCTATGTTCGGTTAGGCATTGGTGTCGGTGTGATTGCGAGTATGGCAATGGATCCTGTCACAGATACTGATCTTGTCGCGATTGATGCCAGCCATATTTTTGAAGCGAGTACGACAAAAATTGGCTTTAAGAAGGGCACCTTCCTTCGCTCATACATGTATGATTTTATGGAGCGCTTTGCGCCTCATTTGACGCGTAATGTTGTTGACCAAGCGGTTGCGTTGAAAACGAATGCTGAAATTGAAAGCATGTTTGCCACGATGGAATTACCCGTTCGTTAG